From a region of the Paucidesulfovibrio longus DSM 6739 genome:
- a CDS encoding proline--tRNA ligase, with protein sequence MRLSRYYVPTLKETPAEAEVISHKILLRAGMIRKLTSGIYNYLPLGLRSVNKVANIVREEMNRAGAIEVLLPTVQPGDLWKETGRWEFYGKELLRFKDRHDRDYCLGPTHEEVITDLVRGEVRSYKQLPLNLYQIQTKFRDEIRPRFGLMRGREFIMKDAYSFDKDEAGAEESYRAMYEAYSRAFKRIGLKFRAVRADSGAIGGDFSHEFMVLADTGEDTIAVCLDEGCGYAANLEKAATVDPGGQCPATTALPGVEEVATPDQHTVEEVCNFLNVHPSELAKTLLFDADGEPVAALVRGDRELNDVKLRNLLGANELNLATAEQVQAWSGAPVGFAGPVNLKVKRIVADFELRQDQGWITGANKADAHLKNVHLGRDAEIECFADLRVITPGDRCPECGGRIDFWKGIEVGHVFKLGLKYSKAMSATFLDENGKEKFMVMGCYGIGVSRIVASAIEQNNDENGAIFPPSIAPYEVCLMALGGKDQSVTDKAEELYAQLQEAGIEVLYDDRDERPGVKFNDADLIGYPMQLVLGGKGLKNGIIEAKDRRTGERAELPLDDFITNFNAWRDDIWRAWGLK encoded by the coding sequence ATGCGCCTGAGCCGCTACTACGTCCCGACACTGAAGGAGACCCCGGCCGAAGCCGAGGTCATCTCCCATAAAATCCTGCTGCGGGCGGGCATGATCCGCAAGCTCACCAGCGGCATCTACAACTACCTGCCGCTCGGCCTGCGCAGCGTGAACAAGGTCGCGAACATCGTGCGCGAGGAGATGAACCGCGCCGGAGCCATCGAAGTGCTGCTGCCCACGGTCCAGCCCGGCGACCTCTGGAAGGAGACCGGCCGCTGGGAATTCTACGGCAAGGAGCTGCTGCGCTTCAAGGACCGCCACGACCGCGACTACTGCCTCGGACCCACCCACGAGGAGGTCATCACCGACCTCGTGCGCGGCGAGGTGCGCTCCTACAAGCAGCTGCCCCTGAACCTCTACCAGATCCAGACCAAGTTCCGCGACGAAATCCGCCCGCGCTTCGGCCTGATGCGCGGCCGCGAATTCATCATGAAGGACGCCTACTCCTTCGACAAGGACGAGGCCGGAGCCGAGGAAAGCTACCGCGCCATGTACGAGGCCTACTCCAGGGCCTTCAAGCGCATCGGCCTGAAGTTCCGCGCGGTGCGCGCGGACTCCGGAGCCATCGGCGGCGACTTCTCGCACGAGTTCATGGTCCTGGCCGACACGGGCGAGGACACCATCGCGGTCTGCCTGGACGAGGGCTGCGGCTACGCCGCCAACCTCGAAAAGGCCGCCACCGTGGACCCCGGCGGACAGTGTCCGGCAACCACGGCCCTTCCCGGCGTGGAAGAAGTCGCCACCCCGGACCAGCACACCGTGGAAGAAGTCTGCAACTTCCTGAACGTGCACCCCTCGGAACTGGCCAAGACCCTGCTCTTCGACGCGGACGGCGAGCCCGTGGCCGCGCTCGTGCGGGGCGACCGCGAACTCAACGACGTCAAGCTGCGCAACCTGCTCGGCGCCAACGAGCTGAACCTGGCGACCGCGGAGCAGGTCCAGGCCTGGTCGGGCGCGCCCGTGGGCTTTGCCGGCCCCGTGAACCTCAAGGTCAAGCGCATCGTGGCCGACTTCGAGCTGCGCCAGGACCAGGGCTGGATCACCGGCGCGAACAAGGCCGACGCGCACCTGAAGAACGTGCACCTGGGCCGCGACGCCGAGATCGAATGCTTCGCGGACCTGCGCGTGATCACCCCCGGCGACCGCTGCCCCGAATGCGGCGGCCGCATCGACTTCTGGAAAGGCATCGAGGTGGGCCACGTCTTCAAGCTCGGCCTGAAGTACTCCAAGGCCATGAGCGCCACCTTCCTGGACGAAAACGGCAAGGAAAAGTTCATGGTCATGGGCTGCTACGGCATCGGCGTCTCGCGCATCGTGGCCTCGGCCATCGAGCAGAACAACGACGAGAACGGCGCCATCTTCCCGCCCAGCATCGCGCCCTACGAAGTCTGCCTCATGGCCCTGGGCGGCAAGGACCAGAGCGTCACGGACAAGGCCGAGGAACTCTACGCCCAGCTCCAAGAGGCCGGAATCGAAGTGCTCTATGACGACCGCGACGAACGTCCCGGCGTGAAATTCAACGACGCCGACCTCATCGGCTACCCCATGCAGCTGGTGCTCGGCGGCAAGGGACTCAAGAACGGCATCATCGAGGCCAAGGACCGCAGAACCGGCGAACGCGCCGAACTGCCCCTCGATGACTTCATCACCAACTTCAACGCCTGGCGCGACGACATCTGGCGGGCCTGGGGGCTGAAATAG
- a CDS encoding sensor domain-containing protein, with amino-acid sequence MAKRWCGQALEPYPIHGTALKRKGTGIKSSEELCRIYREIFENSPVGIFTATPAGEFLMVNPTLVRMLGCENGRSMTCGDGQSHLVSYCGDVCFDHLREAAEHPGRTVVFEARPLRLDSTAFLARFSLRFVPGSAGEEQEGFMEGMVEDITAQREAEEALSRNLVSVERKVAERTAELRESNAMLRAEVEERRKIERELRRSRHNLRVVLDGSYDAIFVHDISGRIIDVNRKMLEMYGVSRDRALELSIVDDYSAPDAPVHELPQRWDRVVAGEPQFFEWMAKRPHDGTTFQVEVYLRKAEMEGDAAIIANVRDISDRAVTYRRIRTLSRAVEQSPVSVVITDPEGRVEYVNPKFTEVTGYSMAEVIGRTPSMLKSGAHPDEFYRELWATLAAGREWRGEFLNETKDGRRIWESASISPVLGPDGAVLHYVAVKEDITDRKEQEERIRHLALYDPLTGLPNRTLCMDRIAQASARVARYGGRAALLYLDLNKFKPVNDTFGHEAGDEVLREVATRVKSCLREMDTAARIGGDEFVIILQEIESVEEAVNVAERVRASLDKPFLPCGRHCGDLGVSIGMSICPDHGQSVDSLIKKADQAMYRVKGTGKSGVSVWEDLSEE; translated from the coding sequence ATGGCGAAAAGATGGTGCGGTCAGGCCCTGGAACCCTACCCTATCCACGGAACGGCTTTGAAGCGAAAAGGAACAGGCATCAAGAGCAGCGAAGAGCTCTGCCGCATCTATCGGGAAATTTTCGAGAATTCCCCGGTGGGCATCTTCACCGCCACTCCGGCGGGAGAGTTCCTGATGGTCAACCCGACCCTGGTGCGCATGCTCGGCTGCGAGAACGGGCGCAGCATGACCTGCGGGGATGGGCAGTCGCATCTTGTTTCCTATTGCGGCGACGTCTGCTTCGACCATCTGCGCGAGGCCGCCGAGCACCCCGGACGCACCGTGGTTTTCGAGGCGCGGCCCCTGCGCCTGGACAGCACGGCTTTTCTGGCCCGTTTTTCCCTGCGTTTCGTCCCCGGCAGCGCGGGCGAGGAGCAGGAAGGCTTCATGGAGGGCATGGTCGAGGACATCACCGCCCAGCGCGAGGCCGAGGAAGCGCTTTCCCGCAACCTCGTCAGCGTGGAGCGGAAGGTGGCCGAGCGCACAGCCGAGCTGCGGGAATCCAACGCCATGCTCCGGGCCGAGGTGGAGGAGCGCCGCAAGATCGAACGGGAACTGCGCCGTTCCCGCCACAATCTGCGCGTTGTCCTGGACGGATCCTACGACGCCATTTTCGTGCACGACATTTCCGGCCGGATCATCGACGTGAACCGCAAGATGTTGGAAATGTACGGGGTCAGCCGCGATCGCGCCCTGGAGCTTTCCATCGTGGACGACTATTCCGCTCCGGACGCGCCCGTGCACGAGCTGCCGCAGCGCTGGGACCGGGTCGTGGCCGGGGAGCCGCAATTCTTCGAGTGGATGGCCAAGCGTCCGCACGACGGAACCACCTTCCAGGTCGAGGTCTATCTGCGCAAGGCAGAGATGGAGGGCGACGCCGCCATCATCGCCAACGTGCGCGACATTTCCGATCGCGCGGTGACGTATCGCCGCATCCGCACGCTCTCCCGCGCCGTGGAGCAGAGTCCGGTCTCGGTCGTGATCACGGACCCGGAGGGCCGGGTGGAGTACGTCAATCCCAAGTTCACGGAAGTGACGGGCTACTCCATGGCCGAGGTCATCGGCCGGACTCCGAGCATGCTCAAGTCCGGCGCGCACCCCGACGAATTCTATCGCGAACTCTGGGCCACGCTGGCTGCGGGCCGGGAGTGGCGCGGGGAATTTCTCAACGAAACCAAGGACGGCCGCCGCATCTGGGAATCCGCCTCCATTTCGCCCGTGCTCGGGCCGGACGGCGCGGTTCTGCATTACGTGGCCGTCAAGGAAGACATCACCGACCGCAAGGAGCAGGAGGAGCGTATCCGACATCTCGCACTCTACGACCCGCTGACGGGTTTGCCCAACCGCACGCTCTGCATGGACCGCATAGCCCAGGCTTCGGCCCGCGTGGCCCGCTACGGAGGCCGCGCCGCGTTGCTTTATCTGGACCTGAACAAGTTCAAGCCCGTGAACGACACCTTCGGCCACGAGGCCGGGGACGAGGTGCTGCGCGAGGTCGCGACCCGCGTCAAGTCCTGCCTGCGGGAGATGGACACGGCCGCCCGCATCGGCGGCGACGAATTCGTGATCATCCTTCAGGAAATCGAAAGCGTCGAGGAGGCCGTGAACGTGGCCGAGCGGGTGCGCGCCTCCCTGGACAAGCCCTTCCTGCCGTGCGGCAGGCACTGCGGCGATCTCGGCGTGAGCATCGGCATGAGCATCTGCCCGGACCACGGCCAGAGCGTGGACAGCCTGATCAAGAAGGCGGACCAGGCCATGTACCGGGTCAAGGGAACGGGCAAGAGCGGCGTTTCCGTCTGGGAGGATCTCAGCGAGGAATGA
- a CDS encoding 3'-5' exonuclease yields MKIQINEAVEISEEHLRPYPNDEINELPIRKWEGETRVIRNKKQLEWALARMEGEELIGFDTETRPVFKKGHTPGPPNLLQLATADRVFVIQLQHVGLDKGLAKLLADPEVIKSGVAVHDDLVGLKKIYKFTPKGFVDLGQISQQLKMQTHGLRNLSANLLGFRVSKGAQCSNWARDPLSSKQIDYAATDAWISRELYVAFQKLGVF; encoded by the coding sequence ATGAAAATACAGATCAACGAAGCCGTCGAGATATCCGAAGAACATCTGCGACCGTACCCCAATGACGAAATCAATGAATTGCCCATCCGCAAATGGGAAGGTGAAACCCGCGTTATTCGCAACAAGAAGCAGCTCGAATGGGCGCTCGCGCGCATGGAAGGCGAAGAGCTGATCGGGTTCGACACGGAAACCCGGCCCGTTTTCAAAAAGGGCCACACGCCCGGACCGCCCAACCTGCTCCAGCTCGCCACGGCGGACCGCGTTTTCGTGATCCAGCTCCAGCATGTGGGCCTGGACAAAGGCCTCGCCAAGCTGCTCGCCGACCCGGAAGTGATCAAGTCCGGCGTGGCCGTGCACGACGACCTTGTCGGGCTGAAGAAAATCTACAAATTCACGCCGAAAGGATTTGTGGACCTGGGACAGATCTCCCAGCAGCTCAAGATGCAGACCCACGGGCTGCGCAACCTCTCGGCAAACCTGCTCGGCTTCCGGGTTTCCAAGGGCGCGCAGTGCTCCAACTGGGCGCGCGACCCGCTCTCGTCCAAGCAGATCGACTACGCGGCCACCGACGCCTGGATCAGCCGCGAACTCTACGTCGCCTTCCAGAAACTCGGCGTTTTCTAG
- a CDS encoding glutaminyl-peptide cyclotransferase translates to MRSPRLESTLPAAARRCASLLLLLCACIAAAPAAARGPAVNAPRRPILALLGLRVVQALPHDPEAFTQGFYAKDGLFYESIGHYGASELRVVEPKSGRVLRRRRLPDDLFGEGLAPAGPKIIQLTWKSGRALLWDGRTLGRAGEANLGREAWGLAAGPETLYLSDGSERISLLSPTSMAETGSIVVRDGTKAVSQLNELEYVRGYLLANIWFEDSIAVIEPETGRVSAWIDLAPLRPLLGPDAGVANGIAWDGERLYVTGKNWDKVFEIEVPDAPWERAPAPH, encoded by the coding sequence ATGCGTTCGCCACGCCTTGAATCGACCCTGCCCGCCGCAGCTCGCCGATGCGCGTCCCTGCTGCTGCTTCTTTGCGCGTGCATTGCCGCGGCCCCCGCCGCCGCGCGCGGCCCCGCGGTGAACGCCCCCCGCAGGCCCATCCTGGCCCTGCTCGGCCTGCGCGTCGTCCAGGCCCTGCCCCACGACCCCGAAGCCTTCACCCAGGGCTTCTACGCCAAGGACGGCCTGTTCTACGAATCCATCGGCCACTACGGCGCGTCCGAGCTGCGCGTGGTGGAACCGAAAAGCGGCCGCGTGCTGCGCCGCCGACGCCTGCCCGACGACCTTTTCGGCGAGGGACTGGCCCCGGCCGGACCGAAAATCATCCAACTGACATGGAAATCCGGACGGGCGCTGCTCTGGGACGGGCGCACCCTGGGGCGGGCGGGCGAAGCGAACCTCGGCCGCGAGGCCTGGGGACTGGCCGCCGGACCGGAAACCCTCTACCTCAGCGACGGCTCCGAACGCATCTCCCTGCTCTCGCCCACGAGCATGGCCGAGACGGGAAGCATCGTGGTCCGGGACGGGACAAAGGCCGTGAGCCAGCTCAACGAGTTGGAGTACGTGCGAGGATATCTGCTCGCCAACATCTGGTTCGAGGACAGCATCGCGGTCATCGAACCGGAAACCGGGCGCGTGTCCGCCTGGATCGACCTCGCGCCGCTGCGGCCCCTGCTCGGACCGGACGCGGGCGTGGCCAACGGCATCGCCTGGGACGGCGAGCGGCTCTACGTCACGGGCAAGAATTGGGACAAGGTCTTCGAGATCGAGGTTCCGGACGCGCCCTGGGAACGGGCTCCCGCGCCGCACTGA
- the lgt gene encoding prolipoprotein diacylglyceryl transferase, whose product MIILPDFDPVALRIGPLALRWYGMAYAAGFIVAWFWGNRRAQEPWRGVTPRRFDDLVTWLILGLVLGGRLGYVLFYNPSYFLAHPADIFKVWQGGMSFHGGAIGVILVLFLFARRYGIPFLTVGDFLVPLVPPGLFFGRLANFVNGELWGRPTDLPIGMVFPNPLAGGVPRHPSQLYEAGLEGVCLFLLLWLYSRKPRRIGSTGGLFLMGYGCFRFLVEFARQPDTQLGYVAFGWLSMGQVLSVPMILVGLWLFLRPSPIQGQ is encoded by the coding sequence GTGATCATACTTCCCGACTTCGATCCCGTGGCCCTGCGCATCGGCCCGCTGGCCCTGCGCTGGTACGGCATGGCCTATGCCGCCGGGTTCATCGTCGCCTGGTTCTGGGGCAACCGCCGGGCGCAGGAACCCTGGCGCGGAGTCACTCCCCGCCGCTTCGACGACCTCGTGACCTGGCTGATCCTGGGGCTGGTGCTCGGCGGCAGGCTGGGCTACGTGCTCTTCTACAATCCCTCGTACTTCCTCGCCCACCCCGCGGACATCTTCAAAGTCTGGCAGGGCGGCATGTCCTTTCACGGCGGCGCCATCGGCGTCATCCTGGTCCTGTTTCTCTTTGCCCGGCGCTACGGCATCCCCTTCCTGACCGTGGGCGACTTCCTGGTGCCCCTGGTGCCGCCGGGGCTGTTCTTCGGCAGGCTGGCCAACTTCGTCAACGGCGAGCTGTGGGGCCGTCCCACGGACCTGCCCATCGGCATGGTTTTCCCGAATCCGCTGGCGGGCGGCGTTCCCCGCCACCCCTCCCAGCTCTACGAGGCCGGCCTGGAAGGCGTCTGCCTGTTTCTGCTGCTCTGGCTCTATTCGCGCAAGCCCCGCAGGATCGGCTCCACCGGAGGCCTGTTTCTCATGGGCTACGGATGTTTCCGTTTTCTGGTGGAGTTCGCCCGCCAGCCCGACACCCAGCTCGGCTACGTGGCTTTCGGCTGGCTGAGCATGGGCCAGGTGCTCTCCGTGCCCATGATTCTCGTGGGGCTTTGGCTTTTCCTGCGGCCCTCGCCGATTCAGGGGCAGTAG
- the ispG gene encoding flavodoxin-dependent (E)-4-hydroxy-3-methylbut-2-enyl-diphosphate synthase, which produces MKQRHKTREVRIRGVGVGGSNPVRVQSMCNTDTRDVNATLAQIALLAEAGCEIVRLAVPDEIAANALAAIRRNTDVPLVADIHFDHRLALLAAKAGVDALRINPGNIGGADKVDAVVDAARDKGLPIRIGVNSGSVEKHLLERFGGPTPEAMVESALAHVALLEKRGFDAIKISLKSSSVLNTIAAYRLLAERVDYPLHIGVTEAGTLVRGAIKSSVGLGILLWEGLGDTLRVSLTHDPVDEIGVAWEILRALGLRERGPEIISCPTCGRTEIDLIGLAAQVEERLRGVEDVFTCAVMGCVVNGPGEAREADIGIAGGRGLGIIFRKGEVVRKIRGEENLLPEFMKELDSFLEERRGK; this is translated from the coding sequence ATGAAGCAACGTCACAAGACCCGCGAAGTGCGCATCCGAGGCGTGGGCGTGGGCGGGAGCAATCCCGTGCGCGTCCAGTCCATGTGCAACACCGACACCCGCGACGTGAACGCCACCCTCGCGCAGATCGCCCTGCTCGCCGAGGCCGGCTGCGAAATCGTGCGCCTGGCCGTGCCCGACGAGATCGCGGCCAACGCCCTCGCCGCCATCCGCCGCAACACGGACGTGCCCCTCGTGGCGGACATCCACTTCGACCACAGGCTGGCCCTCCTGGCCGCCAAGGCCGGAGTGGACGCGCTGCGCATCAACCCCGGCAACATCGGCGGCGCGGACAAGGTCGATGCCGTGGTGGACGCGGCCCGCGACAAGGGGCTGCCCATCCGCATCGGCGTCAATTCCGGGTCCGTGGAAAAGCATCTTTTGGAGCGCTTCGGCGGGCCAACGCCCGAAGCCATGGTCGAGAGCGCCCTGGCCCACGTGGCCCTGCTGGAAAAACGCGGCTTCGACGCGATCAAGATTTCCCTGAAATCCTCGTCCGTCCTGAACACCATCGCGGCCTACCGCCTGCTGGCCGAGCGCGTGGACTACCCGCTGCACATCGGCGTGACCGAGGCCGGAACCCTGGTGCGCGGGGCCATCAAAAGCTCCGTGGGCCTCGGCATCCTGCTCTGGGAAGGCCTCGGCGACACGCTGCGCGTCTCGCTGACGCACGATCCCGTGGACGAAATCGGCGTGGCCTGGGAGATTCTGCGCGCCCTGGGACTGCGCGAGCGCGGCCCGGAAATCATCTCCTGCCCCACCTGCGGCCGCACGGAAATCGACCTCATCGGGCTCGCGGCCCAGGTCGAGGAACGGCTGCGCGGCGTGGAAGACGTCTTCACCTGCGCGGTCATGGGCTGCGTCGTCAACGGACCGGGCGAAGCCCGCGAGGCCGACATCGGCATCGCCGGCGGACGCGGACTGGGCATCATCTTCCGCAAGGGCGAGGTGGTGCGCAAGATTCGCGGCGAGGAAAACCTGCTGCCCGAATTCATGAAAGAACTGGACTCGTTTCTCGAAGAACGGAGAGGAAAATAA